In Phaeobacter piscinae, one genomic interval encodes:
- a CDS encoding relaxase/mobilization nuclease domain-containing protein, whose protein sequence is MARNSAVAAAQEAFFDRDWSRIRGYVPRARAKQMSRAAMGHSPAIFKAIRDGGTHNKTQLRNQLEYLTTKSSFIIDSRGTYDGQSVLSAKEIEQVTRRFSAQWNEGFHPKLGHTSHLLMAFPIGTRGEDVAEITREICERFFQGEGSHFDYIAAVHEDRDHPHAHIVLNRRSKDGEFFFLKEEHHFNYDSFREAMVEVSDRYGLRLEATRKLQRGVTTKSPSDIDQRRAEATGQKLTERERVGSELDRALAEVAQNARLYRGLAAEASRENQHDIAVALGKAARLLAQGKPIEADGKVYGMAEEQHSFDEVVDAFHDKINQAERIVADAPVERRAALEHELNDIYRSLSHLSPMGTQSHTLLEDASQSGIYSAANIQADAQGALRDTALTERLQQALRGTGIDAQDVTRRVEIGAGNAALERQWLGQDLKAIAEKEGFDLSRADELDKAIDRLDQVHRDLGRVLADVEVLKESGTVETDRQEAIIDRLPPTTAEILSRMRDDPTTDPFRSDLERETLRAEMEQLVGEEGTSDLAIGDESTLEEHIEDRLDRLYAAKAYLQSDAALANSVAMEHVLDEIANEEIDAQRERHVDSDGEKGVTHG, encoded by the coding sequence ATGGCCCGGAATAGCGCTGTTGCCGCCGCGCAAGAGGCCTTCTTCGATCGCGACTGGAGCCGCATTCGCGGCTACGTCCCGCGCGCCCGTGCAAAGCAAATGTCGCGCGCGGCCATGGGGCATTCGCCCGCGATCTTCAAAGCCATTCGCGACGGCGGCACGCACAACAAAACGCAGCTGCGCAACCAGCTGGAATACCTGACCACCAAGTCGAGCTTCATCATCGACAGCCGTGGCACCTATGACGGCCAAAGCGTCTTGTCGGCCAAAGAGATCGAGCAGGTCACGCGCCGGTTTTCAGCGCAGTGGAATGAGGGGTTTCATCCCAAGCTGGGACATACTTCGCATCTGCTGATGGCCTTCCCGATTGGCACGCGCGGCGAAGATGTCGCCGAGATCACGCGCGAGATCTGCGAGCGTTTCTTTCAGGGCGAAGGCAGCCACTTTGACTACATCGCAGCCGTGCATGAGGACCGGGATCACCCGCATGCCCATATCGTCCTGAACCGGCGCAGTAAGGATGGTGAATTCTTCTTTCTGAAAGAAGAGCACCACTTCAACTACGACAGTTTTCGGGAGGCGATGGTGGAGGTGTCGGACCGCTATGGTCTGCGCCTTGAGGCGACACGAAAACTCCAGCGTGGGGTCACGACGAAAAGTCCAAGCGATATAGACCAGCGTCGCGCAGAAGCCACGGGCCAAAAGCTGACCGAGCGTGAGCGTGTGGGGTCGGAGCTTGACCGTGCCTTGGCTGAGGTGGCGCAGAACGCGCGGCTCTATCGCGGATTGGCGGCCGAAGCCTCGCGCGAGAACCAGCATGACATTGCAGTAGCCTTGGGCAAGGCCGCGCGGCTCTTGGCGCAGGGCAAACCGATTGAAGCAGATGGAAAGGTATATGGCATGGCCGAAGAACAGCATTCGTTTGATGAGGTCGTGGATGCCTTTCACGACAAGATCAACCAAGCCGAACGCATTGTCGCTGACGCCCCGGTGGAGCGGCGCGCGGCGCTCGAGCATGAGCTGAACGACATCTATCGCTCTTTGTCGCATCTCAGCCCAATGGGAACGCAGTCGCACACCTTGCTCGAAGATGCGTCCCAAAGTGGCATCTATTCGGCCGCGAACATCCAGGCTGACGCCCAAGGTGCATTGCGGGATACAGCTCTGACCGAACGTCTTCAGCAGGCTTTGAGAGGCACCGGCATTGATGCGCAGGATGTGACGCGTCGCGTTGAAATCGGCGCGGGCAATGCCGCGCTGGAACGGCAATGGCTTGGACAGGATCTGAAGGCAATTGCCGAGAAGGAAGGCTTTGACCTGTCACGCGCCGATGAGCTGGATAAGGCGATCGACCGCCTTGACCAGGTGCACAGGGATCTGGGCCGTGTGTTGGCAGATGTTGAGGTTCTTAAAGAGAGTGGGACGGTTGAGACCGACCGGCAGGAAGCCATCATCGACCGGCTGCCGCCGACCACTGCTGAAATCCTGAGCCGTATGAGGGACGACCCAACCACAGATCCATTCCGCAGCGATCTGGAGCGCGAGACCTTGCGTGCTGAGATGGAGCAACTGGTCGGTGAAGAGGGTACTTCGGACTTGGCGATTGGCGATGAGTCCACGCTGGAGGAACATATCGAAGACCGCCTGGACCGGCTCTATGCGGCCAAGGCCTACCTGCAGAGCGATGCTGCTCTGGCGAACAGTGTGGCGATGGAGCATGTCCTCGACGAAATCGCCAATGAAGAAATCGATGCTCAACGCGAGCGGCATGTCGATAGCGATGGCGAAAAGGGTGTGACGCATGGGTAA
- a CDS encoding CFI-box-CTERM domain-containing protein, which translates to MSKSPNKTGGPVVKSGPTKGKNRSRNDDGRWRKKRADTGKSRGSKSGSGKSEKSGCFLTTAACQYKGLPDDCDVLTTMRSFRDNVLMRTEEGSNLVAQYYERAPSLVPLFEDPKIADLAWHQICKISDLIKAERNAEAVAVYHEMVVSLERENAPLK; encoded by the coding sequence TTGTCAAAATCGCCCAACAAGACCGGTGGTCCGGTCGTCAAATCTGGTCCAACCAAAGGTAAGAACCGCTCGCGCAATGACGATGGACGCTGGCGCAAAAAACGTGCCGACACGGGCAAATCTCGGGGATCGAAAAGCGGCAGCGGCAAAAGTGAAAAGTCAGGTTGCTTCCTAACAACTGCAGCGTGCCAATACAAAGGCCTCCCCGACGACTGCGATGTTCTAACAACAATGCGCAGCTTTCGCGACAATGTACTGATGCGTACCGAAGAAGGAAGCAACTTGGTTGCTCAGTACTATGAGCGAGCACCCAGCCTTGTTCCCCTCTTTGAGGATCCAAAAATTGCAGATCTTGCATGGCATCAAATCTGCAAGATATCGGATTTGATTAAAGCCGAACGTAACGCTGAAGCCGTTGCCGTTTATCACGAAATGGTCGTTTCACTTGAGCGTGAGAACGCACCGCTCAAATAG
- a CDS encoding tyrosine-type recombinase/integrase, which translates to MKRLSQRLDEYLALRRSMGFDLSFEERVLRKFTTYADENRFDRISTPLFLDWKANYGSADNNTWSHRLGMVRRFAFWLAEHDDQTEIPSSQLVTGRYRRRVPYIYAPRQIAELVAEAGRLPSPYGLRAALWQTLFGLIAVTGMRVNEALSLDQQDVNLDRAVLTLRNTKNGKDRQLPVNGDTAHRLAHYAELRDRLVAHQSSAFFIKEDGEPAGDCGARYNFALASRNTGLRSPQSFNRHGNGPRIHDLRHTFAVHTILDWFHDGRDIEAEMYKLSTYLGHSEPKHTFWYIEAVPELMQLAAARAERRVLEGAS; encoded by the coding sequence ATGAAGAGGCTTTCCCAACGACTTGATGAATATCTGGCTCTTCGGCGTTCGATGGGTTTTGATCTATCTTTTGAGGAACGGGTCCTGCGCAAGTTCACGACTTATGCCGATGAAAACCGGTTCGATCGAATCTCGACGCCGTTGTTCCTTGATTGGAAGGCAAACTACGGCAGCGCGGACAACAACACTTGGTCTCATCGCCTTGGTATGGTGCGCAGGTTTGCCTTCTGGCTTGCGGAGCACGATGATCAGACCGAAATCCCGTCCAGCCAGCTTGTCACAGGCCGATACCGACGACGGGTGCCGTATATTTACGCGCCCAGGCAGATCGCGGAACTTGTCGCCGAGGCCGGTCGGCTGCCGTCACCCTATGGCCTCCGAGCCGCTTTGTGGCAGACCCTGTTCGGCTTGATCGCGGTAACGGGCATGCGGGTGAACGAAGCTTTGTCTCTCGATCAGCAGGACGTCAATCTTGACCGTGCCGTGCTCACGCTCAGAAACACGAAGAATGGTAAAGATCGGCAGCTGCCCGTCAACGGTGACACCGCCCATCGGCTCGCCCACTATGCCGAGTTGCGGGATCGGCTGGTCGCGCACCAGTCGTCGGCGTTCTTCATCAAAGAAGATGGCGAACCGGCGGGAGATTGCGGGGCACGCTACAACTTCGCGCTGGCCAGCAGAAACACCGGCCTACGATCTCCGCAATCCTTCAACCGACACGGCAATGGGCCACGCATCCATGATTTGCGGCACACATTTGCCGTCCACACCATCCTGGACTGGTTCCACGATGGCCGGGACATCGAGGCCGAAATGTACAAGCTCAGCACCTATCTCGGCCATTCCGAGCCAAAGCACACATTCTGGTATATCGAGGCCGTGCCCGAGCTGATGCAGTTGGCCGCGGCGCGGGCCGAACGACGGGTACTGGAGGGCGCATCATGA
- a CDS encoding zincin-like metallopeptidase domain-containing protein — protein MERIKKFANREAYAFEELVAEIGACFLGAQIGVAPEFDQSAAYVEGWLKALKEDKRAIFRAASEAQKAADFVLAAAGQTKAAAA, from the coding sequence CTGGAGCGGATCAAGAAGTTTGCCAACCGTGAGGCCTACGCCTTTGAAGAGCTGGTGGCGGAAATCGGCGCTTGTTTCCTTGGTGCCCAGATTGGCGTCGCGCCGGAGTTCGACCAAAGCGCCGCCTATGTCGAAGGCTGGTTGAAAGCTCTCAAAGAGGACAAACGGGCAATTTTTCGCGCGGCGTCCGAGGCGCAGAAGGCAGCCGATTTTGTCCTAGCAGCCGCAGGGCAAACGAAAGCGGCAGCAGCATGA
- a CDS encoding AAA family ATPase produces MKLKFVEMSGFRGYCDPVRINFGSDATVIDGRNGVGKSSIFDAVEFALTGSIAKYQDAKANQETVDDYIWWLGESDGPDERYVSVGFTLDGVETIVTRSSLQPGHAENIELVAKELFDEKAAPAAALQQVCSSTIIRDEHIAALSLDLKETERYSILSSAIGAIGADEWIAKAKEIHEASKREVKAAAERSEQAKNDAAVAQSELDSTRSRAQSDRRVQVALRDAEEMMGLRLPVDEAFELVGSELKRVHSQISSIRLVLDRYDELVDARQAKVEAEAAVAGFDADIEEVRGELQPKEATLASIDLSASSDTLASRLSQLAMLGEEIGCEDNSCPLCKSKIDLSRYRSGIAALRASAEAINAEISRETKLRAEISELKLKLKNLYESKDRLEQRLTSIDRRITQAKKIVEDRGFSAETDRSSLTAELEELSGRNERLRNVLPDLNLTGLSASLDRASNAYAEKLSRDREAEQVLSRARQKEADAKELYDSVRKAANDALNQRLDRILPLITELYARLRPHPNFQEINYKIRGELRRHLSFSVGNDINPQFVYSSGQRRATGLAFLIAVNLSMAWSRWSSIMLDDPVQHIDDFRSVHLSELLGQLVSEGRQVICAVEDPALADLICRKLPVLGPGAAKRLQLGIGENGRVRVVEQKDLAPMRPSVLLNQPSGLTG; encoded by the coding sequence ATGAAACTTAAGTTTGTCGAAATGTCCGGTTTTCGAGGTTACTGCGACCCCGTTCGGATTAACTTCGGATCAGACGCAACCGTAATCGACGGCAGAAACGGCGTCGGGAAAAGCTCGATTTTTGATGCTGTCGAATTCGCATTAACTGGCTCCATCGCTAAGTATCAGGATGCAAAGGCAAATCAAGAGACGGTCGACGATTATATTTGGTGGCTTGGTGAGAGTGACGGTCCTGACGAGAGATATGTATCTGTTGGATTCACTCTAGATGGGGTCGAAACTATTGTCACCAGAAGCAGCCTCCAGCCAGGGCATGCCGAAAATATTGAACTGGTTGCTAAGGAATTATTCGACGAAAAAGCGGCCCCAGCAGCCGCATTGCAACAAGTTTGTTCATCGACAATCATTCGTGACGAGCACATTGCGGCATTGAGTTTGGACCTTAAAGAGACGGAACGGTATTCAATTCTGAGCTCCGCTATTGGAGCAATTGGTGCGGACGAATGGATAGCAAAAGCCAAGGAAATTCATGAGGCATCAAAGAGAGAGGTGAAGGCAGCTGCAGAACGCTCTGAACAGGCAAAAAATGATGCCGCAGTAGCGCAAAGCGAACTGGATAGTACGCGATCTAGAGCACAGAGTGACCGTCGTGTGCAGGTCGCACTTAGAGATGCTGAAGAAATGATGGGACTTCGACTGCCAGTAGATGAGGCGTTTGAACTTGTCGGTAGCGAATTGAAGCGTGTTCATTCTCAAATATCAAGTATTCGATTGGTATTGGACAGGTACGACGAGCTTGTCGATGCTAGACAGGCGAAGGTTGAGGCCGAAGCAGCAGTCGCTGGATTTGACGCTGATATTGAGGAAGTTAGGGGTGAGCTTCAACCGAAGGAAGCTACTTTGGCTTCAATCGATTTGTCAGCCTCCTCGGATACTTTGGCATCACGTTTAAGCCAGCTGGCTATGCTGGGCGAAGAAATTGGTTGCGAGGATAATTCGTGTCCACTTTGCAAATCGAAAATTGATCTCTCCCGGTATCGTTCAGGTATAGCCGCACTAAGAGCAAGCGCGGAAGCTATCAATGCCGAAATCTCAAGAGAAACAAAATTAAGGGCAGAGATATCCGAGCTAAAGCTCAAGCTCAAAAACTTGTATGAGAGTAAGGATCGTCTCGAGCAGCGCCTGACCAGCATTGATAGGCGTATCACGCAAGCGAAAAAAATAGTTGAAGATAGAGGTTTTTCTGCTGAGACAGATCGAAGCAGTTTGACCGCTGAGCTGGAAGAGCTTTCCGGTCGGAACGAGAGACTGAGAAACGTGCTTCCTGATTTAAATCTGACTGGTCTATCAGCCTCATTGGATCGCGCTTCTAATGCCTACGCAGAAAAACTTTCACGTGACCGTGAAGCGGAACAAGTTTTGTCTCGGGCTCGTCAAAAAGAAGCTGACGCGAAAGAGCTGTATGACTCTGTTCGAAAAGCCGCAAACGATGCACTGAATCAAAGGTTAGATCGAATTCTTCCATTAATCACAGAACTCTATGCGCGTTTGCGGCCGCATCCAAACTTTCAGGAAATCAACTACAAGATACGTGGAGAGCTCAGACGCCATCTCAGTTTCAGTGTGGGAAATGATATCAACCCGCAATTTGTTTATTCAAGCGGACAACGGCGAGCGACTGGCCTTGCTTTTCTGATTGCTGTGAACCTTTCCATGGCTTGGAGCCGATGGTCATCGATCATGCTAGACGATCCAGTTCAACATATCGACGATTTCCGAAGTGTTCATCTCTCAGAACTGCTTGGACAGCTAGTTTCTGAAGGAAGGCAAGTTATTTGCGCGGTTGAAGACCCTGCGTTAGCAGACCTGATCTGCAGGAAGTTGCCGGTTTTGGGGCCCGGAGCAGCCAAACGTCTTCAGTTAGGCATCGGAGAAAACGGAAGAGTCAGAGTAGTCGAGCAAAAGGATCTGGCCCCCATGCGTCCGTCTGTGCTGCTAAACCAACCATCTGGTCTAACTGGGTGA
- a CDS encoding type IV secretory system conjugative DNA transfer family protein: MGKARIALGVISFAVLGAVLGYVLASAFLRFRWFGVGADIDFLMIARGYGDLRTTHPADMQIVHLIVGISTGAGVLLSAVLMNDALTKFGETHWQHMSEMKRNGFFGKPGHGFVLGKMGKPKSRKPFVMSKVFPHALIVAPTGRGKTTGFVIPNLLTYQGSAVVLDVKGENFEATARHRAAHGDKVFRFAPTDWKDGRSHRYNPLLRISALENVDRQQMELQLLASLFLQADSDRVQGLLDGGIDLFVAAGILAFERKRPTLGEIYRITASGGDKQKEYRRRADEVVNSAAKLIFMRMASTNNDTLTSYLSLLMTSGLKQWSNPAIDRATATSDFDFRDIRKTPFSVYLVVEPLMVKPLAPLIRLFFSDLLASLQDHEPGKDEPWPVMIMLDEFNRLGKMPIVLDSIETLRSYRANLAIVTQTIPALDEIYGENARRALQGNAGIKLYLTPSDEKTIEEISKAVGKTTKRVVTRSRSVGRNPFAGRSMSERTEETALLPEDEARRMDLDDIVLVVDAQMPVRAKRIKYYEDRFFKQIFDKQAGDLPYPSAGDQMRGLQGQIKALEAKIGALEMPKAVSGDGAGIDGKRREEIDDLANEERRVASDDEPSLGDYRAGTERVERFMEEATRE, from the coding sequence ATGGGTAAGGCGCGGATCGCACTCGGCGTCATCAGCTTTGCTGTTCTGGGCGCAGTTCTTGGGTATGTCCTGGCGTCGGCCTTTTTGAGATTCCGATGGTTCGGGGTTGGGGCGGATATCGATTTTCTGATGATAGCGCGTGGCTATGGAGATCTTCGCACGACCCATCCGGCCGATATGCAGATTGTTCACTTGATCGTGGGGATCAGCACTGGTGCCGGTGTTTTGCTTAGTGCTGTCCTGATGAACGACGCTCTGACCAAGTTCGGTGAAACCCACTGGCAGCACATGTCAGAGATGAAGCGGAACGGCTTTTTCGGAAAGCCTGGCCACGGCTTTGTCCTCGGTAAAATGGGTAAGCCCAAGAGTCGCAAACCCTTCGTGATGTCAAAGGTGTTCCCCCATGCCCTGATCGTCGCCCCGACCGGACGCGGCAAGACGACGGGCTTCGTTATCCCGAACCTTCTGACCTACCAGGGCAGTGCTGTGGTGCTGGACGTGAAGGGCGAAAATTTCGAGGCGACAGCGCGCCACAGGGCAGCGCATGGCGATAAGGTATTCCGGTTCGCGCCAACAGACTGGAAGGACGGCCGCTCGCACCGCTACAATCCTTTGTTGCGCATTTCGGCGCTCGAAAATGTCGACCGCCAGCAGATGGAGCTGCAACTCCTGGCCTCACTGTTCCTGCAAGCTGATAGCGACCGGGTACAGGGGCTTCTTGATGGTGGCATTGACCTATTTGTGGCGGCTGGGATTCTGGCCTTCGAGCGCAAACGGCCGACCCTGGGCGAGATCTACCGCATCACCGCATCAGGCGGTGATAAGCAGAAGGAATATCGCCGCCGCGCTGATGAAGTGGTAAACTCGGCGGCGAAGTTGATCTTCATGCGCATGGCCTCGACCAACAACGACACTCTGACTTCCTATTTGTCGCTCCTCATGACCTCTGGCCTTAAGCAATGGTCAAACCCTGCGATCGACCGGGCAACAGCAACTTCAGACTTCGATTTTCGCGACATCCGAAAGACGCCGTTTTCGGTTTACCTCGTGGTCGAGCCGCTGATGGTGAAACCGCTCGCGCCGTTGATCCGCCTGTTTTTCTCTGATTTGCTGGCATCGCTCCAGGACCATGAACCCGGCAAGGACGAACCTTGGCCGGTGATGATCATGCTTGATGAGTTCAACCGCCTTGGCAAAATGCCGATCGTTCTCGATAGCATCGAAACCCTTCGATCCTACCGGGCCAATCTCGCGATCGTCACACAGACCATCCCGGCGCTAGATGAAATCTACGGCGAAAATGCCCGCCGCGCCTTGCAGGGTAACGCGGGCATCAAGCTCTATCTGACCCCCTCAGATGAAAAGACCATCGAAGAGATCAGCAAAGCCGTCGGCAAAACCACCAAACGGGTTGTGACCCGCTCTCGCTCGGTCGGCCGCAACCCCTTCGCCGGTCGCAGCATGTCTGAGCGGACGGAAGAAACGGCTTTGTTACCTGAGGATGAGGCGCGGCGCATGGATCTGGATGACATCGTCTTGGTCGTCGACGCGCAAATGCCTGTCCGCGCCAAGCGGATCAAATACTATGAGGATCGGTTCTTTAAGCAGATCTTCGATAAGCAGGCTGGGGATCTGCCTTACCCCTCAGCGGGGGACCAGATGCGCGGGCTGCAAGGGCAGATTAAAGCGCTAGAGGCTAAGATTGGAGCGCTTGAGATGCCGAAAGCGGTTTCAGGTGATGGCGCTGGAATTGACGGGAAGCGACGTGAAGAGATCGATGACTTAGCCAACGAAGAGCGGAGAGTGGCATCCGACGACGAGCCTAGTTTGGGCGATTATCGGGCTGGAACAGAACGAGTTGAGAGATTCATGGAGGAGGCCACTAGGGAATAA
- a CDS encoding SIR2 family protein: MKYPNSLAAARADRRNTLIPLFLRVNLTQQQTCLMNFFEASLENKDLADGVQLAFDAIVEERLALICGAGLSMAAPSNIPSAWSVAASAKRKYDAIYGAEANPLSDDIEEQAEFFHAQGRLASTYLTKLVDINTFSAPPNAGHIAVADFLLTKTAQIAVSTNVDALIEFAGDQLYGGVVTATRRDDAAAFYPAKAPLLKIHGCWKSDPRQTVWAPSQLQCEPNQSRIADCSQWIEQQMLNRDLIVVGYFTDWDYLNSLLERCLGAVNPSNVIVVDPSSTADLAGKAPALFNVGERASGGFYHVRCSGADFLNELRRKWSLSFVRRALASGNQLLENTHDQRAAYDNCEPPNADVDQLWAIRRDLEGVDPGGPCTESQPVDAATVGRMIIILRHAGAVLEGNFWYLNGQKVRVVRASGKALNEFEKTHAGVSSPLSAPDITIACGARDFGLKSDIARSGRPTNVVRSRFSRFLTDEQAEQELGI, translated from the coding sequence ATGAAGTATCCAAATTCTCTTGCCGCGGCTCGCGCTGACCGACGAAATACTTTGATTCCACTCTTTTTACGTGTGAACTTGACCCAACAGCAGACCTGCTTGATGAATTTTTTCGAGGCTTCATTGGAAAACAAAGACTTGGCCGACGGAGTACAGCTTGCATTCGACGCAATAGTTGAGGAGAGGCTGGCGTTGATTTGTGGCGCAGGCCTTTCGATGGCTGCTCCGAGCAACATTCCTAGCGCGTGGTCTGTGGCCGCATCGGCAAAACGCAAATACGATGCTATCTATGGTGCTGAAGCAAACCCGCTATCAGACGACATCGAAGAGCAGGCTGAGTTCTTCCATGCGCAAGGGCGACTTGCTAGCACATACCTAACAAAGCTCGTAGATATTAACACGTTTTCGGCTCCTCCCAATGCTGGCCACATTGCCGTCGCTGACTTTCTGCTGACCAAGACGGCTCAAATTGCCGTAAGTACAAACGTTGATGCATTGATAGAATTCGCTGGTGATCAACTCTACGGCGGGGTCGTCACTGCTACCCGAAGAGATGACGCTGCAGCATTTTATCCTGCCAAAGCACCGCTCCTAAAAATTCATGGGTGTTGGAAATCTGATCCCAGACAAACCGTTTGGGCACCAAGCCAATTGCAATGTGAACCGAACCAAAGCAGGATCGCTGACTGTTCCCAGTGGATTGAGCAACAAATGCTTAACCGCGACCTCATCGTTGTCGGTTACTTTACTGATTGGGACTACTTGAACTCGCTATTGGAGAGGTGCTTGGGTGCCGTTAATCCAAGCAATGTAATTGTTGTAGACCCAAGTTCGACCGCAGATCTGGCAGGGAAGGCACCCGCATTGTTCAACGTTGGGGAACGAGCAAGTGGTGGATTCTACCATGTTCGGTGCTCTGGAGCAGATTTCCTTAACGAATTGCGTCGGAAATGGTCCCTTAGCTTCGTTAGGCGAGCGTTGGCGTCCGGCAATCAGTTGCTGGAGAATACCCATGATCAAAGAGCAGCTTATGACAATTGCGAGCCGCCAAACGCAGACGTCGATCAGCTTTGGGCGATAAGGCGTGATCTGGAAGGAGTTGATCCAGGCGGACCATGCACGGAAAGTCAGCCGGTTGACGCAGCCACGGTTGGACGAATGATCATCATTCTAAGACATGCGGGGGCAGTGCTGGAGGGAAATTTCTGGTATCTCAATGGGCAAAAGGTTCGAGTAGTACGTGCTTCTGGAAAAGCTCTAAACGAATTCGAAAAAACGCACGCTGGAGTGTCCTCCCCGCTAAGTGCCCCAGATATAACTATTGCATGCGGTGCGAGAGACTTTGGTCTCAAATCCGATATCGCACGTTCGGGAAGGCCAACAAATGTGGTGAGAAGTCGATTCTCAAGGTTTCTTACGGATGAGCAAGCAGAACAGGAGCTTGGAATATGA
- a CDS encoding tyrosine-type recombinase/integrase, giving the protein MENDTHPDQTTRRKLKAGSHADRFALQIEAEGYGLRSIANYRTTAEALWAAMLEADVCPTELTDDRVDHLATSIISAASARDQKHCRYRINRFRDYLIENAGAPPRSEPPLDMSPRACLKREYETYLRSQRGLSEDTIYHCLRFYDRFLTAKFGTGLGDLNTIKPGDITGFILRLREAQNAPRDKTGPSHLRNLFQFLFWSGKTERNLSNAVPKARQPKPTGIPRYLEPEQVNRLIEVVRGHKKTGRRNYSMLMLIARLGLRPPEVTAIELDDIDWRAGEILIRGKRQLHDRMPMSAEVGEAIVDYIKNERRGPDRALFVSVKPPFKRFKDAQILRWILRDAYDATGISPPQAYIGTHILRHSLATDMLRKGASLAEIGDVLRHRSAMTTTIYAQYDVDALRSISRPWPTAEEVQ; this is encoded by the coding sequence ATGGAAAACGATACGCACCCAGATCAAACGACGAGGCGGAAACTGAAAGCTGGCAGCCATGCCGATCGCTTTGCCCTACAGATCGAGGCGGAGGGATACGGCCTCCGTTCCATCGCCAATTACAGAACCACAGCCGAGGCGCTTTGGGCGGCGATGCTGGAGGCAGACGTCTGTCCCACTGAGCTGACCGATGATCGTGTGGACCATCTGGCGACGTCGATCATCAGTGCGGCTTCTGCGAGAGACCAAAAGCACTGTCGGTACCGCATCAATCGGTTCAGGGATTATCTCATTGAAAATGCAGGCGCACCGCCGCGCTCAGAACCGCCGCTCGACATGTCACCGAGGGCCTGCCTGAAACGGGAATACGAAACCTATCTTCGCAGTCAGCGCGGCTTGTCTGAGGATACAATTTATCACTGCCTACGGTTTTATGACCGGTTCCTGACCGCGAAGTTCGGCACCGGTTTGGGTGATCTGAATACGATCAAACCCGGCGACATCACTGGGTTCATCCTTCGACTGCGGGAGGCCCAAAACGCGCCACGCGACAAAACCGGCCCGTCTCACCTTCGTAATCTGTTCCAGTTCCTGTTCTGGAGCGGCAAGACGGAGCGAAACCTGAGCAACGCCGTGCCAAAGGCGCGGCAGCCGAAACCTACAGGCATTCCGAGGTATCTGGAGCCGGAACAGGTCAACCGGCTCATTGAGGTGGTGCGCGGCCACAAGAAAACGGGCCGCCGCAACTATTCAATGCTGATGCTGATCGCCCGGCTGGGCCTTCGGCCCCCAGAGGTGACGGCGATAGAACTGGACGATATCGACTGGCGCGCTGGTGAAATCCTGATCCGCGGCAAGAGACAGTTGCACGACCGGATGCCGATGTCGGCGGAGGTTGGTGAGGCGATTGTCGATTACATCAAGAATGAGCGCCGGGGCCCGGACCGCGCGCTGTTCGTGTCGGTGAAACCGCCGTTCAAGAGGTTCAAGGACGCGCAAATCCTTCGTTGGATTTTGCGGGATGCCTATGACGCGACCGGCATTAGTCCGCCGCAAGCCTATATCGGCACGCACATTCTGCGGCACAGCCTAGCCACCGACATGCTGCGAAAAGGCGCGTCGCTGGCCGAGATCGGGGATGTGCTGCGACACCGATCTGCGATGACCACGACAATTTATGCGCAATATGATGTCGATGCTTTGCGCTCGATCTCGCGTCCCTGGCCAACGGCGGAGGAAGTACAATGA